A genomic window from Coccinella septempunctata chromosome 9, icCocSept1.1, whole genome shotgun sequence includes:
- the LOC123320547 gene encoding uncharacterized protein LOC123320547, which translates to MYARLTEFLTECNIVTNNQHGYINNRSTQSAIFSFTQAVLKCLEEGDMAMGLFLDLSKAFDCLDRNILLKKLNGYGVRGWAFKWFESYLEERLQRVVIRDRGREIRSEILKNKIGVIQGSILGAVLFIVYVNDLNMAIAQVNNSTHSVDATFVTDNIGFDLTQFADDTNVLVRGSNIPEIIGNTNEIYRVLKEWFEENKLLISKEKTNLMIFRTKQNRAEKPESIVVCDSQFEVKENTKFLEIYMNEFLDWSYHIDYLNKKLNNVYYCIRFVSRYLSEEVRRILYFANFQGKARHGIMF; encoded by the coding sequence ATGTACGCTCGACTCACAGAATTTCTAACCGAATGCAATATAGTTACCAATAATCAACATGGTTACATCAATAATAGGTCTACACAAAGCGCTATTTTCAGTTTCACACAGGCAGTCTTGAAATGTTTGGAGGAAGGCGATATGGCGATGGGCCTCTTTTTGGACCTATCAAAGGCCTTCGATTGTTTGGATAGGAATATTCTCTTAAAAAAACTGAATGGATATGGTGTGAGAGGGTGGGCTTTTAAATGGTTTGAGTCCTATTTGGAGGAGAGGTTACAGAGAGTGGTTATTCGAGATAGGGGTAGAGAAATCAGgtctgaaatattgaaaaacaaaataggAGTTATCCAGGGCAGCATATTGGGGGCAGTTCTGTTCATTGTATATGTTAATGACCTTAACATGGCAATTGCTCAAGTGAACAATTCAACACATTCAGTGGATGCCACTTTTGTGACGGATAATATAGGTTTTGACCTGACAcaatttgcagatgatacaaatgTGTTGGTAAGGGGATCAAATATTCCAGAAATAATTGGAAATACAAATGAGATTTACAGAGTGTTAAAAGAGTGGTTTGAAGAGAACAAATTACTTATAAGTAAAGAAAAAACAAACCTCATGATTTTCAGGACGAAACAAAATAGGGCAGAAAAACCTGAATCTATCGTAGTTTGTGACTCTCAGTTTGAGGTGAAAGAGAATACGAAGTTCCTGGAAATttatatgaatgaatttttggaTTGGTCTTATCATATCGACTACCTgaataaaaaactgaacaacGTCTACTACTGCATCCGATTTGTTTCAAGATACCTGAGTGAAGAAGTGAGGAGAATATTGTATTTTGCCAACTTTCAGGGAAAAGCCAGACACGGTATCATGTTTTGA